A single genomic interval of Coregonus clupeaformis isolate EN_2021a chromosome 36, ASM2061545v1, whole genome shotgun sequence harbors:
- the LOC121552066 gene encoding complement C1q-like protein 2: MESVCVLLLAFCSLSGARGLTGSQSDICTVLRELSAKVEHLEKASNARLKVAFSASLFPPASAENRGPFDNDTTLIFKNFNTNIGQAYSSGTGIFAAPVRGVYYFTFTCNSGTTGKVNAALLKNGQNMAAMVGSGDVDSMGSNSVILQLDEGDQVNIILWGGNSIYDNGYRSIFTGALLFPM, from the exons ATGGAGTCAGTCTGTGTTCTGTTGCTGGCCTTCTGCAGTCTGTCTGGGGCGCGAGGCCTAACCGGCTCCCAATCGGACATCTGCACTGTGCTGAGAGAACTTAGCGCCAAAGTGGAACATCTGGAGAAGGCAAGTAatg CGAGACTTAAGGTGGCGTTCTCAGCATCACTCTTCCCACCTGCATCAGCTGAAAATAGAGGGCCCTTTGATAATGACACCACCCTGATATTCAAAAATTTTAACACAAACATTGGCCAAGCCTACAGCTCTGGAACAG GTATCTTTGCTGCACCGGTGAGAGGGGTCTACTACTTCACGTTCACTTGCAATTCTGGGACTACAGGAAAAGTGAATGCGGCCCTGTTGAAGAACGGCCAAAATATGGCTGCCATGGTTGGAAGTGGTGATGTTGACAGCATGGGGTCAAATAGTGTAATACTGCAGTTAGATGAAGGTGATCAAGTGAACATTATCCTCTGGGGTGGCAACAGCATCTATGACAATGGATACAGGAGCATATTCACTGGTGCCCTGCTCTTTCCAATGTGA
- the LOC121552662 gene encoding complement C1q-like protein 2 isoform X2: protein MRSSQTSQQTSHTRFVESPAMESVFAVVMLLCCCVVETRTESEPTAFASEVDRLLRELVARVEKLESKPKVAFSTSLTVNDEHYHLGPFDNDTTVVYKKVTTNIGEAYNPDTGVFTAPVGGAYYFTFTCNVGNSGKANAALLKNGVKMAAVYETANPKSGIYHGGANGITLDLVEGDKVCVVLWSGSSIFDNSRISMFSGHLLFPTNNK from the exons ATGAGGAGCAGTCAGACATCTCAGCAAACCTCTCACACCCGGTTCGTTGAAAGCCCTGCGATGGAGTCTGTTTTTGCTGTGGTAATGTTGCTGTGCTGTTGTGTGGTTGAGACTCGGACGGAGAGTGAGCCAACAGCTTTCGCGTCCGAGGTTGACAGGCTGCTGAGGGAACTGGTAGCCCGAGTGGAGAAACTGGAGA GCAAACCAAAAGTGGCCTTCTCCACTTCACTTACGGTCAATGATGAACATTATCACTTAGGACCTTTCGACAATGACACCACCGTGGTGTACAAAAAGGTCACTACAAACATCGGTGAAGCGTATAACCCAGATACAG GTGTCTTTACTGCACCTGTGGGAGGGGCCTACTACTTCACATTCACTTGCAATGTTGGGAATTCAGGGAAGGCGAATGCAGCATTGCTTAAGAACGGTGTGAAAATGGCTGCCGTCTATGAAACTGCCAACCCAAAATCCGGCATTTACCACGGCGGGGCCAATGGAATCACACTAGACCTAGTGGAAGGAGACAAAGTCTGTGTGGTTCTCTGGAGTGGCAGTAGCATATTTGACAACAGCAGGATTAGCATGTTCAGTGGTCACCTTCTATTTCCTACCAATAATAAGTAA
- the LOC121552662 gene encoding complement C1q-like protein 2 isoform X1: protein MRSSQTSQQTSHTRFVESPAMESVFAVVMLLCCCVVETRTESEPTAFASEVDRLLRELVARVEKLESECNGKPKVAFSTSLTVNDEHYHLGPFDNDTTVVYKKVTTNIGEAYNPDTGVFTAPVGGAYYFTFTCNVGNSGKANAALLKNGVKMAAVYETANPKSGIYHGGANGITLDLVEGDKVCVVLWSGSSIFDNSRISMFSGHLLFPTNNK from the exons ATGAGGAGCAGTCAGACATCTCAGCAAACCTCTCACACCCGGTTCGTTGAAAGCCCTGCGATGGAGTCTGTTTTTGCTGTGGTAATGTTGCTGTGCTGTTGTGTGGTTGAGACTCGGACGGAGAGTGAGCCAACAGCTTTCGCGTCCGAGGTTGACAGGCTGCTGAGGGAACTGGTAGCCCGAGTGGAGAAACTGGAGAGTGAGTGTAACG GCAAACCAAAAGTGGCCTTCTCCACTTCACTTACGGTCAATGATGAACATTATCACTTAGGACCTTTCGACAATGACACCACCGTGGTGTACAAAAAGGTCACTACAAACATCGGTGAAGCGTATAACCCAGATACAG GTGTCTTTACTGCACCTGTGGGAGGGGCCTACTACTTCACATTCACTTGCAATGTTGGGAATTCAGGGAAGGCGAATGCAGCATTGCTTAAGAACGGTGTGAAAATGGCTGCCGTCTATGAAACTGCCAACCCAAAATCCGGCATTTACCACGGCGGGGCCAATGGAATCACACTAGACCTAGTGGAAGGAGACAAAGTCTGTGTGGTTCTCTGGAGTGGCAGTAGCATATTTGACAACAGCAGGATTAGCATGTTCAGTGGTCACCTTCTATTTCCTACCAATAATAAGTAA
- the LOC121552447 gene encoding cell wall protein IFF6 yields the protein MRDRDFMPNIERGKPATYTGEKKAKMAAKTNKKWVRLATVFAYVLSVSLAAIILAIYYSLIWKPTSASSSFARPNAVTVVAANTTANITTSSVPNNTMHTGTQTDASTRDDTRTKASPVTIRTETSGTEAFQWGDSSSKSPTVPADDNTAKTAIVGPTNGQVVSAQSYAITNNKLATPTEVRHASPSVTGEDSANLPTHATRDQEEKWWTFSLVSPAVGVQQEPVEGSGLDSIQESQATDSSRMSGVTLAEASAATNADQQTLRTDSTSDQAQGTWGPVTFTDAQRDSDLITEGSSNLPEQRREELVQMDNGDASARTTQS from the coding sequence ATGAGGGACAGGGACTTCATGCCCAACATTGAACGGGGTAAACCCGCCACATACACGGGGGAGAAAAAGGCGAAAATGGCTGCGAAGACTAACAAAAAGTGGGTGAGACTGGCCACAGTTTTCGCATACGTGTTGTCTGTGTCTCTGGCGGCTATaatattggccatatactacaGCCTAATATGGAAACCGACGTCTGCCTCCTCATCATTTGCGAGACCCAATGCTGTGACCGTCGTCGCGGCGAATACTACTGCGAACATAACCACTAGTAGTGTGCCAAATAATACAATGCACACAGGAACGCAGACGGACGCTAGTACACGTGACGACACGAGGACCAAGGCATCACCAGTTACCATCAGAACAGAGACGTCTGGGACCGAGGCATTTCAGTGGGGGGATAGTAGTAGTAAAAGTCCCACGGTTCCCGCAGACGACAATACGGCCAAAACAGCGATTGTCGGACCAACGAATGGACAAGTGGTCTCCGCGCAAAGCTACGCAATTACAAACAACAAATTGGCAACTCCGACAGAAGTCAGACACGCGTCTCCAAGTGTCACTGGAGAGGATTCAGCGAACTTGCCGACGCACGCAACCAGGGACCAAGAGGAGAAGTGGTGGACGTTTAGCTTGGTCTCTCCCGCTGTTGGAGTACAACAGGAGCCTGTGGAAGGATCTGGGCTGGATTCTATTCAAGAGAGCCAAGCCACGGATTCTTCTCGGATGAGCGGAGTGACGCTCGCGGAAGCCTCGGCGGCTACAAACGCAGACCAACAGACTCTGCGCACAGACTCTACCTCTGACCAGGCTCAGGGTACATGGGGACCGGTTACCTTTACCGATGCACAACGTGATTCGGATTTAATAACGGAAGGGTCCTCTAATTTACCAGAGCAGAGGCGGGAGGAGCTAGTTCAAATGGACAACGGAGACGCCTCAGCGAGAACTACACAGTCCTAA